A single genomic interval of Halobacillus halophilus DSM 2266 harbors:
- the pdxT gene encoding pyridoxal 5'-phosphate synthase glutaminase subunit PdxT, whose product MTTIGVLGLQGAFREHVRSIEASGAESVVVKKVEQLEHIDGLIIPGGESTTMRRLIDKYNFLEPLHEFGKQGKPIFGTCAGLILLASEIDGSYDVHLGLMDINVRRNAFGRQRESFEVDLDIEGVAEGYNAVFIRAPYIEGVGESGKVLATYNGHIVAAQQDGYLACSFHPELTEDHRMTAHFVKMVEESKKSLAL is encoded by the coding sequence ATGACCACAATCGGTGTATTAGGACTTCAAGGAGCTTTTCGTGAGCATGTACGTTCCATCGAAGCTTCAGGTGCAGAAAGTGTCGTAGTGAAAAAGGTAGAACAGCTTGAGCATATTGATGGCCTCATTATTCCCGGTGGTGAAAGCACCACAATGAGACGTCTGATTGACAAGTATAATTTTCTAGAGCCACTTCATGAGTTCGGCAAACAGGGAAAGCCGATTTTTGGTACTTGTGCAGGATTAATTCTGCTTGCATCAGAAATTGATGGATCGTATGACGTACATTTAGGACTGATGGACATCAACGTGCGCCGTAATGCCTTCGGAAGGCAGCGAGAAAGCTTTGAGGTGGATCTCGATATCGAAGGTGTGGCTGAAGGATACAATGCCGTATTTATACGTGCTCCTTATATTGAAGGAGTAGGTGAATCCGGTAAAGTATTAGCTACGTATAATGGACATATCGTAGCTGCCCAACAGGATGGTTACCTGGCTTGTTCCTTCCATCCTGAATTGACCGAAGATCATCGAATGACCGCTCATTTTGTTAAAATGGTGGAAGAGTCTAAAAAATCACTTGCATTATGA
- the serS gene encoding serine--tRNA ligase translates to MLDMKYLRQNFEEVKQKLNKRGEDLSELDAFGDLDERRRELIQETEELKARRNEVSKEISQLKKEKQDADDKIKEMREVGDRVKNLDAELKDVEERLETLLLSIPNIPHESVPVGEDEEDNVEAKKWGDLPAFTFEAKAHWDVATELDILDFERASKVTGSRFVFYKGLGARLERALLNFMMDLHADEHGYQEMLPPQLVNRTSMTGTGQLPKFEEDAFKIEDWDYFLVPTAEVPVTNYHREEILSSENLPQKFVAFSTNFRSEAGSAGRDTRGLIRQHQFNKVELVQLAKPEDSYQVLEELTGHAEKVLQLLKLPYRVMSMCTGDLGFTAAKKYDIEVWIPSYETYREISSCSNFEDFQARRAGIRFRREEKGKPEFVHTLNGSGLALGRTVAAILENYQQEDGSVEIPEVLRPYMGGKEFIR, encoded by the coding sequence ATGCTGGACATGAAGTACTTACGCCAGAATTTTGAAGAAGTGAAGCAGAAGTTGAATAAACGCGGTGAGGACTTATCCGAATTGGATGCCTTTGGAGACTTGGATGAAAGACGCCGGGAGCTGATTCAAGAGACGGAGGAGTTAAAAGCTCGCCGTAATGAAGTCTCTAAAGAAATATCTCAATTGAAAAAGGAAAAGCAGGACGCGGATGATAAGATTAAAGAAATGCGTGAAGTAGGAGATCGGGTCAAGAATCTGGATGCTGAACTCAAAGACGTGGAAGAGCGATTAGAAACCTTACTTCTATCTATTCCTAACATCCCCCATGAAAGTGTTCCTGTTGGAGAAGATGAAGAAGATAATGTGGAAGCGAAAAAGTGGGGAGACCTTCCAGCCTTTACTTTTGAAGCCAAAGCCCACTGGGATGTAGCAACGGAGCTCGATATTCTGGACTTCGAACGTGCATCTAAAGTTACGGGGAGCCGGTTTGTTTTCTACAAAGGACTTGGTGCCCGTCTGGAGCGAGCGCTATTGAATTTCATGATGGATTTACATGCGGATGAACATGGCTATCAGGAAATGCTCCCTCCTCAACTTGTGAATCGCACCTCTATGACAGGGACTGGACAGCTTCCGAAATTTGAAGAGGATGCATTTAAAATTGAAGACTGGGACTATTTCTTAGTGCCAACAGCGGAAGTTCCGGTAACGAACTACCATCGTGAAGAGATCCTATCCAGTGAGAATCTTCCACAGAAGTTTGTAGCTTTCAGCACCAACTTCCGTTCAGAAGCGGGGTCTGCAGGCCGGGATACGAGAGGTCTGATCCGCCAGCACCAATTCAATAAAGTTGAACTGGTTCAGCTAGCTAAACCAGAGGATTCTTATCAGGTGCTGGAAGAACTAACCGGCCATGCTGAGAAGGTTCTGCAGCTGCTTAAACTGCCATACCGTGTGATGAGCATGTGTACAGGTGATCTTGGGTTCACAGCTGCTAAGAAATACGATATTGAAGTATGGATCCCAAGCTACGAGACGTATCGTGAAATCAGTTCTTGTTCTAATTTTGAAGACTTCCAGGCTCGCCGCGCTGGTATTCGTTTCCGTCGTGAAGAGAAAGGAAAGCCGGAATTTGTTCACACTTTAAATGGTTCTGGGCTTGCCCTGGGACGTACAGTAGCTGCGATTCTTGAGAATTATCAGCAGGAGGATGGCTCTGTAGAGATCCCTGAAGTACTTCGTCCATATATGGGTGGTAAAGAGTTCATTCGATAG
- a CDS encoding deoxynucleoside kinase encodes MNARERYGIPHDSVITIAGTVGVGKSTMTNALADALKFRTSFEKVETNPYLDKFYHDFERWSFHLQIYFLAERFKEQKKIFEYGGGFIQDRSIYEDTGIFARMHYEKGTMSEIDYQTYKNLFDAMVMTPYFPHPDLLIYLEGSFDDVVDRIKERGRPMEQETPVEYWEEMFKRYENWIENFNSCPVLRLNIADYDVLNDENSIEPVMEKIGHFIQQSRKWRSSHLLT; translated from the coding sequence ATGAACGCACGTGAACGCTATGGAATACCACATGACAGCGTCATTACAATTGCAGGCACAGTTGGAGTAGGGAAATCTACCATGACGAATGCATTAGCTGATGCCCTTAAATTTCGTACTTCTTTTGAAAAAGTAGAAACCAATCCTTACCTTGATAAGTTTTATCATGATTTTGAACGTTGGAGCTTCCATTTACAAATTTACTTTTTAGCTGAACGTTTTAAAGAGCAGAAGAAAATCTTTGAATATGGCGGTGGATTTATTCAGGATCGTTCGATTTATGAAGATACAGGCATTTTCGCCCGTATGCATTATGAAAAAGGAACGATGTCTGAAATAGATTACCAAACGTACAAGAATTTATTCGATGCCATGGTCATGACTCCCTATTTCCCTCATCCGGATTTATTAATTTATCTGGAAGGATCATTTGATGACGTTGTCGATCGAATTAAAGAGCGAGGACGGCCAATGGAACAGGAAACGCCTGTCGAATATTGGGAGGAAATGTTCAAACGTTATGAGAATTGGATTGAGAATTTCAATTCCTGCCCAGTTCTTCGGCTGAATATAGCGGACTATGATGTGTTAAATGATGAAAACAGTATTGAACCGGTTATGGAAAAGATAGGACATTTTATCCAACAATCCCGCAAATGGCGTTCCAGCCACTTGCTCACCTAA
- a CDS encoding deoxynucleoside kinase: MGHIPFIAVEGPIGVGKTSLSKKLASQFDFHLLKEIVEENPFLGKFYDNIEEWSFQTEMFFLCNRFKQLEDIERKYLQLEKPVIADYHISKNMIFARRTLREDQFQKYSQIFDILTHDMPRPNIIVYLHAGLDTLLDRIRMRNRDVEANIQPSYLEQLSRDYEDFMNHFEAAHPDIPVIRLNGDDIDFVKHQDDLNYIVELVEQHLNKGEVIK, encoded by the coding sequence ATGGGACATATACCTTTCATTGCGGTTGAAGGGCCCATTGGTGTTGGGAAAACGTCTCTGTCTAAAAAGCTCGCCTCCCAGTTTGATTTTCATTTGCTCAAGGAAATCGTTGAGGAGAATCCGTTTTTAGGCAAATTTTACGACAATATTGAAGAATGGAGCTTCCAAACCGAGATGTTCTTCTTATGCAATCGGTTCAAGCAGCTGGAGGATATCGAACGGAAGTATTTGCAGTTAGAGAAGCCCGTTATAGCCGATTATCATATTTCTAAAAATATGATTTTTGCACGACGTACTTTAAGAGAAGATCAATTCCAAAAGTACTCTCAGATTTTTGACATATTAACGCACGATATGCCGCGTCCGAATATCATTGTTTATCTGCATGCTGGTCTTGATACCCTGTTAGATCGTATTCGTATGCGAAACAGGGATGTTGAAGCCAATATTCAACCCTCTTATTTAGAGCAGTTATCCAGGGACTATGAGGACTTCATGAATCACTTTGAAGCGGCTCATCCTGATATCCCTGTCATTCGCTTGAATGGCGATGATATTGATTTCGTAAAACATCAGGATGATTTAAATTATATTGTTGAACTTGTAGAGCAGCACTTAAATAAAGGAGAAGTTATTAAATGA
- a CDS encoding ATP-binding cassette domain-containing protein, with protein sequence MLNLDFQKRLNHFLLDIKASFQNEIIILFGPSGSGKTTTLNCIAGLSHPDEGHIELNGEKLFDGRSKVPVQKRRIGYLFQNYALFPHMTVQKNIQYGSNDDELVQQLTEVVGIQHLMTSYPHQISGGEKQRVALVRALATKPRALLLDEPFSSLDRQTKDQCHQELLRLHSRWQIPIILVTHDEEEARKLGDRILPIDQGNLGSPDEFW encoded by the coding sequence ATGCTAAATCTTGATTTTCAAAAACGTCTCAATCACTTTCTACTTGATATAAAGGCTTCTTTTCAAAACGAAATCATCATTTTATTTGGCCCCTCAGGCTCTGGAAAAACGACTACTCTTAACTGTATCGCTGGTCTGAGTCACCCGGACGAAGGCCATATTGAGCTGAACGGAGAGAAACTCTTCGACGGAAGATCCAAAGTTCCGGTTCAAAAACGGCGTATTGGCTACTTGTTTCAGAATTATGCTCTGTTTCCTCATATGACTGTCCAAAAGAACATCCAATATGGTTCCAATGATGATGAATTAGTCCAGCAATTAACTGAAGTAGTTGGTATTCAACATTTGATGACAAGCTACCCTCATCAAATATCAGGTGGAGAAAAGCAGCGAGTTGCCTTAGTCCGCGCTCTTGCTACTAAGCCCAGGGCTTTGCTACTGGATGAGCCATTTTCTTCTCTGGATCGACAAACGAAGGATCAGTGCCACCAGGAACTACTCCGCCTTCATAGCAGGTGGCAAATCCCTATCATCCTCGTAACTCATGACGAAGAGGAAGCTAGAAAACTAGGAGACCGGATCCTTCCCATTGATCAGGGTAATCTAGGATCTCCAGACGAATTTTGGTAA
- the modB gene encoding molybdate ABC transporter permease subunit — translation MSYSPLFLSLKIAAIATLLVFIAGVILARVISRNLFPGKSILESVFLLPLVLPPTVVGFGLLYLFGKNGILGKWLMDWFGVQVVFSWIGAVIAAVVVSFPLMYQSASAAFQNYDSNVENAALTMGASRLKVFFTISLPLAWPGLLAGTVLSFARALGEFGATLMIAGYIPGQTDTIPLAIYFAVEAGRMEQAKMWVLIIVALGFSSTLWLNWWTRRNVLLFNRKS, via the coding sequence ATGAGCTATTCTCCTCTATTCTTATCTTTAAAAATTGCAGCCATTGCCACCCTGCTTGTTTTTATAGCCGGGGTTATACTTGCCCGAGTCATTTCCAGGAATTTATTTCCCGGGAAAAGTATTCTAGAATCTGTATTTTTACTACCACTTGTTTTACCACCCACCGTAGTAGGTTTCGGTCTGCTTTATCTATTTGGGAAAAACGGAATACTGGGTAAATGGCTAATGGACTGGTTTGGGGTTCAAGTTGTTTTCTCCTGGATAGGGGCTGTTATTGCTGCAGTGGTGGTTTCATTTCCTCTTATGTATCAGAGCGCTTCGGCTGCGTTTCAAAATTATGATTCAAACGTAGAGAATGCGGCTTTAACGATGGGGGCTTCCAGGCTGAAGGTTTTCTTTACGATATCCTTACCTTTGGCATGGCCGGGACTGCTGGCCGGAACGGTTCTTTCCTTTGCCCGGGCACTTGGAGAATTCGGGGCTACCTTAATGATTGCAGGATATATTCCAGGCCAGACGGATACCATTCCGTTAGCCATCTATTTCGCGGTTGAAGCTGGACGGATGGAGCAGGCAAAAATGTGGGTTCTTATTATTGTAGCCCTGGGTTTTAGTTCCACCTTATGGTTGAATTGGTGGACTAGGCGTAACGTACTTTTGTTCAATCGTAAATCTTAG
- the modA gene encoding molybdate ABC transporter substrate-binding protein: MQIKLLRLLAFLIIIVPFAGCSASSEEKKSLTISAASSLTDVMKELTDTYENNHNVSIQLNLASSGKLARQIEQGAPVDVYLSANQKWMDQLEAGKQIESATRRNFTSNHLVIIGSKSNNELTSLQTLGNLPPESQIAVGEPESVPAGSYTKQALQKIHLWDLIEEQLVFASDVRQVLTYVESGNVSYGIVYRSDAKISDQVRVLTEIDPELHKPIVYPGAILSDSTHKQEATDFLNFLSRKEAKEIMKKYGFQS, encoded by the coding sequence ATGCAAATAAAGCTGTTACGTTTACTTGCCTTCCTCATTATAATTGTACCATTCGCCGGCTGTTCTGCTTCTTCGGAAGAGAAAAAGAGCTTGACTATTTCAGCAGCTTCCAGTTTAACAGACGTCATGAAAGAATTAACCGATACATATGAAAATAATCATAACGTTAGCATTCAATTAAATTTAGCCAGTTCCGGCAAACTGGCCCGTCAAATTGAACAAGGAGCACCTGTGGACGTGTACTTGTCTGCTAATCAAAAGTGGATGGACCAGCTTGAAGCTGGTAAGCAGATTGAATCTGCAACTCGGCGGAACTTCACTTCTAACCATCTCGTTATAATCGGATCGAAAAGCAATAACGAATTAACATCCTTGCAAACTTTAGGGAATCTTCCACCTGAATCACAAATAGCAGTGGGAGAACCCGAAAGTGTTCCTGCTGGTTCTTATACGAAACAGGCCCTCCAAAAGATTCATCTTTGGGATTTAATCGAAGAGCAGCTGGTTTTTGCCAGTGATGTACGCCAAGTCTTAACCTATGTAGAATCCGGGAATGTATCTTATGGAATCGTCTACAGAAGTGATGCTAAAATATCAGACCAGGTTAGAGTGCTGACAGAAATCGATCCTGAATTACATAAACCGATCGTGTACCCAGGGGCTATTTTATCAGACAGTACGCACAAGCAAGAAGCCACTGATTTTTTAAACTTTCTCAGTAGGAAAGAAGCAAAAGAGATTATGAAAAAATACGGATTTCAATCGTAA
- a CDS encoding M50 family metallopeptidase — translation MKTQIILGLIVALLLTQMPIVGKYFAILNTMIHESGHSLTALITGGEVRRISLLPNTSGTTLTGHSSWISHFLTSISGYVFASFFAFLFFYLISKGQYKWMIYILIAFLAVNLVFWVRNGYGLFWVITFGAGFIWLLRSGNQTFIEYVLVFLASLVFVEAVTSAFEIMWISFVSPMQAGDAANLARATKFIPAPLWGMAFFAQSLYFAWLGIRRFFPI, via the coding sequence ATGAAAACACAAATCATTCTTGGACTCATCGTGGCTTTGTTACTAACTCAAATGCCTATAGTTGGAAAGTACTTTGCGATTCTGAACACGATGATTCACGAAAGTGGTCATTCGTTAACGGCCCTCATTACGGGAGGCGAGGTGCGCAGAATTTCTTTGCTTCCTAACACTTCTGGAACCACATTGACGGGGCATTCGTCATGGATCAGTCATTTCCTAACCAGTATTTCAGGTTATGTCTTTGCTTCTTTTTTTGCATTCCTCTTTTTTTATTTAATTTCCAAGGGTCAGTATAAGTGGATGATTTATATTCTTATTGCTTTTTTAGCGGTTAATCTAGTCTTTTGGGTGCGAAATGGTTACGGACTCTTCTGGGTCATTACTTTCGGGGCAGGATTTATCTGGCTGTTGCGAAGTGGTAACCAGACCTTTATTGAATATGTGCTCGTATTTTTAGCATCCCTTGTTTTTGTAGAAGCGGTAACAAGCGCTTTTGAGATTATGTGGATTAGTTTCGTGTCCCCTATGCAGGCTGGTGACGCTGCCAACTTAGCACGTGCTACAAAATTTATACCTGCACCCTTATGGGGAATGGCTTTCTTTGCCCAGTCTTTATACTTTGCCTGGCTCGGAATAAGACGATTTTTCCCTATATAA
- a CDS encoding YjcZ family sporulation protein, giving the protein MSGGYGGGFALLVVLFILLVIIGASYVGGRGYGY; this is encoded by the coding sequence ATGAGCGGAGGATACGGTGGCGGTTTCGCCCTACTAGTAGTATTGTTCATCCTTTTGGTTATCATTGGTGCATCTTATGTAGGTGGCCGTGGTTACGGGTATTAA
- the aldA gene encoding aldehyde dehydrogenase — translation MQTHQLYINGQYIESEGNEWIKVLNPATEQVISQIPKGTKNDVESAVSAAAGAQKEWELTPNIERGKIVRKLGDQIEENREKFIDLLQEEQGKDYELASGEIDLAIDYFRYMSEWARRIEGDVVPSDRPNENIFIYKKPIGVVAGIVPWNFPMFILARKVATALVTGCTIVLKPSQQTPNTAMEFTKIIDGMEEIPKGVYNLITGTGSEIGNTLASHKNVHMISMTGSVGAGTKVMEAAAQNITKVNLELGGKAPAIVTANADLDIAVESILTSRLANNGQACTNAERVYVHESKAEDLIEQLKNKFEACTLANPRENKDADVGPLVSQDRLEEVESMVKQAVDEGAKVETGGERGDQDQGYFYKPTILTNVTHDMTIMQEEIFGPVIPITTFNTLDEAIEKGNDTEYGLSSSVYTDDLNEAMRVVNELKFGETYVNRENFEEVQGYHAGMRKSGLGGADGKHGMEDFLVTQVAYMQYKNDKK, via the coding sequence TTGCAGACACATCAATTATATATTAATGGTCAATATATAGAATCTGAAGGCAATGAATGGATTAAAGTTCTTAATCCAGCAACCGAACAAGTTATTTCTCAAATACCGAAAGGCACTAAAAATGATGTAGAGAGTGCCGTAAGCGCTGCTGCTGGTGCTCAAAAAGAGTGGGAACTTACCCCAAATATCGAACGAGGAAAGATTGTACGAAAGCTTGGCGATCAAATCGAAGAAAATCGCGAGAAATTCATTGATCTTTTACAGGAAGAGCAAGGAAAAGATTATGAACTGGCCAGCGGAGAAATTGATTTAGCGATAGATTATTTCCGATATATGTCCGAATGGGCGAGAAGAATTGAAGGGGACGTCGTTCCAAGTGACCGTCCGAATGAAAATATATTCATTTATAAAAAACCTATCGGGGTGGTAGCCGGGATTGTACCTTGGAATTTCCCTATGTTTATTTTGGCAAGGAAAGTAGCTACCGCTCTTGTGACAGGCTGTACAATTGTACTGAAGCCGAGTCAGCAGACCCCGAACACAGCTATGGAATTTACAAAAATCATTGATGGCATGGAAGAAATACCAAAAGGCGTATATAACTTGATTACAGGCACAGGATCAGAAATCGGTAATACGTTAGCGTCTCACAAAAATGTACACATGATCTCGATGACCGGAAGCGTTGGGGCCGGTACGAAGGTCATGGAAGCAGCCGCTCAAAATATTACCAAGGTAAATCTTGAGCTAGGTGGCAAGGCTCCTGCCATTGTAACAGCCAATGCAGATCTTGATATTGCTGTCGAAAGCATTCTGACTTCAAGACTTGCTAATAATGGTCAGGCTTGTACGAACGCCGAACGAGTTTATGTGCACGAAAGCAAAGCAGAAGACTTAATTGAACAGCTTAAAAATAAATTTGAAGCCTGCACACTCGCCAACCCTCGTGAGAATAAAGATGCTGATGTAGGTCCACTTGTGAGCCAGGATCGTCTGGAAGAAGTGGAAAGTATGGTAAAACAAGCCGTAGACGAAGGGGCAAAAGTGGAAACTGGCGGCGAACGCGGCGATCAGGATCAAGGCTATTTTTATAAACCAACGATATTAACCAATGTCACGCATGACATGACGATTATGCAGGAAGAAATATTTGGTCCGGTTATTCCAATCACTACCTTCAACACGCTCGATGAGGCTATCGAAAAAGGAAATGATACGGAATATGGTCTATCCTCTTCCGTCTACACCGATGATTTAAATGAAGCTATGCGCGTAGTCAATGAACTGAAATTCGGCGAAACGTATGTGAACCGTGAGAACTTTGAAGAAGTGCAAGGGTATCACGCAGGTATGCGTAAGTCAGGCCTTGGCGGGGCTGATGGAAAACATGGAATGGAAGACTTCCTTGTTACACAGGTCGCTTATATGCAATATAAAAATGATAAAAAATAA
- a CDS encoding aminoglycoside N(3)-acetyltransferase, whose product MSEKDVIARTSSPNTIDSLTKDLYKLGVKPGDTLLVHVSMKSLGWVSGGPQAVIQALMDALTSEGTLVIQTHSPTLSDPAEWQNPPVPEHWHETIRQTMPAYDPEKTPSTYLGVIPELFRKFPNVHRSQHPTFSISAWGKNASEITSEHPLDYSLSDHSPLGKTYQLDAKVLLLGTGYDANTCFHLSEYRSGTRKLKENGAPLQVEEAAKWTVYKDIELDDDSFEEIGEHFEKERMVVTGKIGQAHSRLFSMPEAVDYAAEWLKKKDH is encoded by the coding sequence ATGAGTGAAAAAGATGTCATCGCACGAACCAGTTCGCCAAATACAATTGACTCATTGACTAAAGATTTATATAAATTAGGGGTAAAACCCGGCGATACGCTGCTTGTTCATGTTTCTATGAAGTCCCTGGGCTGGGTCAGCGGCGGCCCGCAGGCCGTTATTCAAGCCTTAATGGACGCCCTGACAAGTGAAGGTACACTGGTTATTCAAACGCATTCTCCTACTTTGTCTGATCCTGCTGAATGGCAGAATCCTCCCGTTCCCGAACACTGGCACGAAACGATTCGCCAAACCATGCCAGCTTATGATCCTGAAAAAACACCTTCTACTTATTTAGGAGTCATTCCTGAATTATTCCGGAAGTTTCCGAATGTTCACCGGAGTCAACATCCCACCTTTTCTATTTCAGCCTGGGGTAAGAATGCCAGCGAGATTACTAGTGAACATCCTTTAGATTATTCATTAAGTGATCATTCTCCACTCGGCAAAACTTATCAATTAGATGCAAAGGTGCTTTTATTAGGCACAGGTTATGACGCCAATACCTGTTTTCATTTATCAGAATACCGGTCAGGTACTCGTAAACTGAAAGAAAATGGGGCTCCTCTTCAAGTAGAAGAGGCTGCAAAATGGACTGTTTATAAAGATATTGAGCTTGATGATGATTCATTTGAAGAAATAGGAGAGCACTTTGAGAAAGAAAGAATGGTTGTTACCGGAAAAATTGGCCAGGCTCACTCCAGATTGTTTTCCATGCCTGAAGCGGTGGATTATGCCGCAGAGTGGTTGAAAAAGAAAGATCATTAA
- the queF gene encoding preQ(1) synthase has translation MPGRNEDDLNLSLLGNQGTAYSFEYDPEVLETFENQHPNRDYFVKFNCPEFTTLCPKTGQPDFATVYISYIPDRLMVESKSLKLYLFSFRNHGDFHEDSMNTIMNDLIQLMDPRYIEVWGKFTPRGGISIDPYCNYGKPSTKFEQMADHRLMNHDLYPEKIDNR, from the coding sequence ATGCCTGGACGTAATGAAGACGATTTAAACCTTTCTCTGCTCGGAAATCAAGGAACGGCCTATTCCTTTGAATATGATCCGGAGGTACTGGAAACCTTTGAGAACCAGCATCCAAACCGTGATTATTTTGTGAAATTTAATTGCCCTGAATTTACGACCCTCTGCCCCAAAACCGGTCAGCCGGACTTTGCCACTGTTTACATCAGCTATATTCCCGACCGTCTAATGGTGGAAAGTAAGTCATTAAAATTATATTTGTTCAGTTTCCGCAATCATGGCGACTTTCATGAGGACAGCATGAACACCATTATGAATGATTTGATTCAGCTTATGGACCCACGTTATATCGAAGTATGGGGTAAATTCACGCCAAGAGGAGGAATTTCCATTGATCCTTACTGTAACTATGGGAAGCCCTCTACTAAATTCGAACAGATGGCCGATCACCGCTTGATGAATCATGATCTCTATCCGGAAAAGATTGATAATCGGTAA
- the acsA gene encoding acetate--CoA ligase: MDMQPIPARSGNHNMENYKETYEQFNWDDVKSNFSWSKTGNVNIAYEAIDKHAEDPQKKNQAALIYTSPEREEKLTFEDLKVKSNQFANVLKKHNIEKGDRVFLFMHRSPEFYAAFFGILKVGAIAGPLFEAFMEQAVRDRLEDSEATMLVTTPDLLDRVPVEDLPNLKQIVLVGGDAPGNYISFEEEMDQASEEFDIEWVDLEDGMLLHYTSGSTGKPKGVYHVHNAMIQHYQTGKWVLDLKEDDIYWCTADPGWVTGTSYGIFAPWLNGVTNVIRGGRFSPDDWYGTISEQNVSVWYSAPTAFRKLLSAGEEAAAKHDLSSLRHVLSVGEPLNPEVITWGLKAFDLRIHDTWWMTETGAMLVCNYPAMDIRPGSMGKPFPGIVAAIVDNEGNELPPNQMGNLAIKEGWPSMMRAIWNNPGKFESYFLNGWYVSGDSAYQDEEGYFWFQGRLDDVINTSGERVGPFEVESKLIEHEAVAEAGVIGKPDPERGEIIKAFVTLRDGYEESDDLLEDIRQFVKKGLSAHAAPREIEIKDTIPKTRSGKIMRRLLKSWELGLPTGDTSTLEE; encoded by the coding sequence ATGGACATGCAACCAATACCAGCTCGATCAGGCAACCACAACATGGAAAACTACAAAGAAACGTACGAACAATTCAATTGGGATGATGTGAAAAGTAATTTCTCATGGAGTAAGACTGGAAATGTAAATATCGCTTATGAAGCGATTGATAAACATGCAGAAGATCCACAGAAGAAAAATCAGGCAGCTTTGATCTATACATCACCTGAACGTGAAGAAAAATTGACGTTTGAAGATTTAAAAGTAAAGAGTAATCAATTTGCGAACGTATTAAAAAAACATAATATAGAAAAAGGCGACCGTGTATTCCTGTTTATGCACAGAAGTCCCGAGTTCTATGCTGCTTTCTTTGGAATACTTAAGGTTGGAGCCATTGCAGGTCCGTTATTTGAAGCATTTATGGAACAAGCGGTAAGAGATCGTCTGGAGGACAGTGAAGCGACTATGCTTGTTACAACTCCGGATCTTCTAGACAGGGTTCCAGTCGAAGATCTGCCCAACTTGAAGCAAATAGTCCTCGTTGGAGGAGATGCTCCTGGCAACTACATCTCTTTCGAAGAAGAAATGGATCAGGCTTCTGAAGAATTTGATATCGAATGGGTAGACCTCGAGGACGGCATGCTCCTTCACTATACTTCTGGATCTACAGGAAAGCCCAAAGGCGTTTATCATGTTCACAATGCCATGATCCAGCACTATCAGACAGGAAAATGGGTTCTTGATCTGAAAGAGGACGATATTTACTGGTGCACAGCTGACCCCGGCTGGGTAACGGGTACAAGCTACGGTATATTCGCGCCTTGGCTTAACGGTGTAACGAACGTAATCCGCGGTGGCAGATTTAGTCCAGATGACTGGTACGGAACCATTTCTGAGCAAAATGTTTCTGTTTGGTATTCAGCTCCAACAGCTTTTCGTAAGTTGCTAAGTGCAGGAGAAGAAGCGGCTGCCAAGCATGACCTTTCTTCCTTACGACATGTGCTAAGTGTCGGGGAACCACTAAACCCTGAAGTTATTACCTGGGGTCTTAAAGCCTTTGACCTGCGCATCCATGATACGTGGTGGATGACTGAAACCGGAGCGATGCTGGTCTGTAACTATCCGGCTATGGATATACGTCCAGGCTCAATGGGTAAACCATTCCCGGGCATTGTTGCGGCTATCGTAGATAATGAAGGGAATGAACTGCCTCCTAATCAAATGGGTAACCTTGCTATTAAAGAAGGCTGGCCATCCATGATGCGTGCCATCTGGAATAATCCAGGGAAGTTTGAAAGTTACTTCTTAAACGGCTGGTACGTATCTGGGGACAGTGCTTATCAGGACGAAGAAGGATACTTCTGGTTCCAGGGACGTCTGGATGATGTAATTAATACTTCCGGAGAACGCGTTGGTCCATTTGAAGTAGAAAGTAAATTGATTGAGCATGAAGCCGTAGCGGAGGCAGGGGTTATTGGAAAGCCTGACCCAGAACGCGGTGAAATCATTAAAGCTTTTGTAACACTTCGAGACGGATATGAAGAATCAGATGATTTACTTGAAGATATTCGTCAATTCGTTAAAAAAGGACTAAGTGCTCACGCTGCCCCTAGAGAGATTGAAATTAAGGATACCATCCCTAAAACGCGCAGTGGTAAAATTATGCGCCGTTTACTGAAATCCTGGGAGCTTGGGCTGCCTACCGGTGATACTTCAACTTTAGAAGAATAG